The window GATGTCCAGCGCGATCGCGAGCTTCGCGGTCGAGGCGGCGTAGATCTTGCGATCGGCGTACTCGTTCCGCCAGACCCGGTTCCGCCAGCCGTCCGAGACGGCGAGCCCGGTGTAGCCGGGACGGGTGGCGAGGTAGGCGTTCACGCGCTCGAGCCGGGCGGCGAAGTCGCAGTCGAAGCCGGTGGCCTCGTCGACGCACCCGGCGGCGCGGGCCACGTGGTCGGCCGCCGGCGTCAGGAACCACCCCCCGACCAGCGCCGTGACGAGAAGACAGATCGACAGCCGTACGCGCACGGTCCCCTCCGGTGCCCGGTGGATCCTTGAAAGTGACACTAATACCTATTCGTTACGATTCTGAGGACCGCTCGCGGCGGGTCGTGCAGCTCGCTGTGGCGCCCCGGGCACGCGTCCGAAACAGGCATTTGCCGGTACAGGCGACCGGTGAGGGGTACGAAGGATGGGGACGCTCGAGGGGAATCCAGGGAGGTAGCACGGTGCCGATCGCGACGATCGACCCGACCGACGGTCGGGTGCTCAAGACCTTCGAACCGCTGACCGAGGCGCAGGTCGACGCGAGCCTGGCGCGGGCGGCCGAAGGGTTCGCGGCGCTTCGCGCCACGACGTTCGAACAGCGGGCGACGTGGCTACGGGCCGCCGCCGATCTTCTGGACGCCGAGCGCGACGACGTCGCCCGGACGATGACCGTCGAGATGGGCAAAACGCTCGTCGCGGCGAAGGCCGAGGTCGCCAAGTGCGCCACCGCGTGCCGCTTCTACGCCGAGCACGCCGCGGCGTTCCTGGCCGACGAGCCGCTCGACGATCCGTCGGCGGTGAAGGCCAGCCGGGCCTACGTGCGGTACCAGCCGCTCGGCCCGGTGCTCGCGGTGATGCCGTGGAACTTCCCGCTCTGGCAGGCGATGCGGTTCGCCGCGCCCGCGCTGATGGCCGGTAACCCGGGCCTGCTCAAGCACGCGTCGAACGTCCCGCAGACCGCTTTGTACCTGGGGGAGTTGTTCGAGCGGGCCGGGTTCCCGGCGGGTGCGTTCCAGACCCTGCTGATCGGCTCCGGCCAGGTCGAAGCCGTGCTCAGCGACCGGCGGGTCGCGGCCGCGACGCTCACCGGCAGTGAGGGTGCGGGCCGGGCGGTTGCCGCGATCGCCGGCCGGGAGCTGAAGAAGACCGTGCTGGAGCTGGGTGGCAGCGACCCGTTCGTGGTGATGCCGTCGGCCGACATCAACCGCGCTGCCGAGGTCGCAGTCACCGCACGCTGCCAGAACAACGGCCAGTCGTGCATCGCCGCGAAGCGGTTCATCGTCCACACCGACGTGTACGACGCGTTCGCGACGGCGTTCGTCGACCGGATGGCCGCGCTCACCGTCGGTGATCCCCAGGACGAGAAGACCGACGTCGGACCGCTCGCCACCGAGCAGGGGCGGACGGACGTCGCGGAGCTGGTCGAGGACGCGGTGGCGAAGGGTGCCACGGTTTTGTGCGGTGGTACCGCTCCGGAGCGTCCGGGGTGGTGGTACCCGCCGACGGTCGTCGCGGACCTGACGCCGGACATGCGGATGTACCGCGAGGAGGTGTTCGGGCCGGTCGCCGGGTTGTACCGGGTCTCGTCCTACGAGGAGGCGATCGAGGTCGCGAACGGAACCGACTTCGGGCTCGGCTCCAACGCGTGGACCGGCGACGCCGCCGAGCAGGAGCGCTTCGCCACCGACCTGGAGGCGGGCGCCGTGTTCGTCAACGGCATGGTGACGTCGTTCCCGCACCTGCCGTTCGGCGGCATCAAAGTCTCCGGCTACGGCCGCGAACTGTCAGCCCAGGGCATCCGCGAGTTCTGCAACGCCAAGACTGTCTGGATCGGCTAGGCCTCGGACGGCTCGGCGACCCACGCGGAGAAGACCGGCACACCGTGCCAGGGCCCCCTCCTCCGCTGCTGCGCCACCGCCACCACCGCGTACGGCCGCCCGAAGCGCAACGCGGCCCGGCGTAACAACCCGGGCCGCGGCGCCGGCGGCATCCCGGCGAGCCGGATCCCCAGCGCGGTCACCGCCGCGGCCTTGAACCCGACCCGGGAGTAGGCCGCCATCGCGCTCTGCACTGCCTCCACCGCGAACCCCTCGGGCTGCGGTGGCAGCAGCGGCACCAGCGCCGCGGCGGCCTCCGCGAACCCGGTGCGCGGATCCCGCAGCAGGTCGTGCGTGCTGCGCGCGGACCAGGCCGGCAGCGTGGCGGCGAAGCGCTCCTCCCGTCCGTCGCGGGCGTGCGTCTGCGTCGGCTCTTCGGTGATCGTCCACGCGTGGCCCTCGCCCAGCGGCAGGTCGAACAGCGAGAGCCGAGGGGCGAGGCCGGCGACGTGGTCGGACGCGATCCGGTGGGCCGCCGCGAGCACGGCGGGCGGCGCGACGTCGGGTGCCGCGATCACCGAGACGACGACGAGCGGGTCGTCGTCCGCGCTGTCGGCGGCGTGCACGGCGACGGTCCCGGCGTCACGGGTGAGGGCCAGGAAACACCGGTGAATACTCGGGGCTCGCAGCGCGGTCGTCACCCGGCCGGCCCACGGGCTGTCGGCCCCGAGCTCCGCGGCCGGCACCGTGTCGAACGGCGTCCCCCACGACACGTCGGTGGCCAGCGCCGACGCCAGCACGAGCAGCGTCCGGGCATCAACCTGGATCGGGAACTCGTCGATCAGCCCGCCGGTCCGGTCGGCGGCCCACGCGTTCGCCCCCTCCTGGGAGGGCACCGCGCCGCGCTCGACGACGTCGGCCAGCCCGGACTCCCACGCCTGCAGCGCGGGCGTGCGCTGGTCGGCCCTGGTCCAGAGCGCGGCAGCCGCGGCGACCGCCGGGTGCGGCTCGGCCAGCAGACGCCCGGCGCGGGCAGCGGCCGCCTGGGCCGGTTCGCCCAGGACGTCCTCCAGCGTGGCGCGGACGGATCCGGTCGCGGCCGGTGCGGCCAGCGCCAGCACGAGCCAGGCACCCAGCGGCGAAGCCACCTGGTGGCCGGGGCTCAGGGCGAGGTGCAGGCGCTCCGCATAGCGGGCGACGAGCTGCGGGAAGCGGTCGAGCTGCTGCGGCATCGGTTCAGTGTCGCGCGGCTGTCCAGCGGAGGCGCTCTTGACGACCAGGTCATCCAAGTGGTCTAGTCCGGGCTGGACCAGAGCTGCACGAGGTCGGAGGCCATGCTGAGCGCCGTGAACAACCCCGGAGACACACCGAACGTGATCGACGCCCGCAGCCCCGTGCCGAAGTACTACCAGCTGCGCGAGATCCTCCTCGACCTGATCGAGCGAGAACTCACCGTCGACGCGCCGGTCCCGTCCGAACGCGAGCTGGCCGCCCGCTACGGCCTCTCCCGGATGACCGCGCGGCAGGCGATCGAGCACCTGGTCAGCGAAGGCAAGCTCTACCGCGTCCAGGGCCGCGGGACCTTCGTGGCGCGGCCGAAGATCGTCATGCCGCTGCGCCTGACCTCGTTCAGCGACGACATGCGTGCCCGCGGCATGGTCCCGGGCGCCCGTGACCTGGGCCGACGCGCGATCGACGCGCCCGCAGCCGTGGCCCGCGAACTGGGCGTCGAGGCCGGTGCCCCGCTCTATGTCGTCGAGCGCCTCCGCACCGCGGACGGCGTCCCGATGGCGCTGGAACGGTCGCACCTGCCGGCGCGGCTCGTACCCGGGCTGCTCGACCAGTCGCTCGCCGACCGCTCGCTCTACCAACTGCTCGCGGCCGAGTACGGCCTGGCCCTGGACCGCGGGGACCAGGTGATCGAGGCGGGCATCGCCGACCGCGGTGACGCCGAGCTGCTCGCGCTCGCCCCCGGTAGCGCGGTGCTCCGGCTCCAGCGCCGGTCGTGGGCGGGCTCGGTGCCGGTCGAGTACGTCGTCTCCACCTACCGCGCCGACCGCTATCAGCTGCGTGCGTCGCTGGACATCGATCCACCCGGAGGGGGAGCCTGATGAAAGAGCTGGTCGACCGCGTTCTGCTGGTCGGGTTCGAGGAACCGGACCCGCCGGAGTGGCTCCGCCGGGCTGCGCCCGGCCTCGGGGCGGTGGTCCTGTACGGCCAGAACCTCCTCGTTGATACGGACGCCGCGCGCCTGGCGGAGTTGCTGCACACCGAGTCGGACGTCGTCCTCGCGGTGGACGAGGAGGGCGGCGACGTCACCCGGGTGCACTACCGCGAGGGCAGCCCCACGCCGGGCAACTACGTCCTCGGCGCCGCCGACGACGTGACCCTCACCGCGAAGGTGGCCGAGAGCATCGGCGTCGGCCTGCGGACGGCCGGCATCGGCTGGAACCTCGCGCCGGACGTCGACGTGAACTCGGCACCGGAGAACCCGGTGATCGGCGTCCGGGCGTTCGGAGCCGATCCGAAGCTGGTCAGCGCACATGCGTCGGCCTGGATTCGCGCGCTGGAGGAGACCGGCGTCGCGGCCTGCGCGAAACACTTCCCGGGGCACGGCGACACGCGCGCCGACTCGCACCACGCGCTGCCGGTCGTCGACTGCAGCGAGGCCGAGTGGCGCCGCGTCCATCTGCCGCCGTTCGTCGCCGCGGTCGAGGCCGGCGTCCGCTCGGTGATGACCGCGCACGTCGTGGTCCCCGCGCTGGACGCTGCTCCGGCCACGATGAGCCGCCGGTTGCTGACCGGCGTCCTCCGGCGCGAGCTCGGCTACGACGGCGTGATCGTCACCGACGCGCTGGACATGGGGGCGATCCGGGACGGCGTCGGGACGGAGGCCGGTGCCGTCGCCGCGTTGCGGGCCGGCGCCGACGCGCTGTGCCTCGGCGCGATCGGTGGGGAAGGGCTCTACCTCCGGGTCCGGTCGGCGGTGCTGGCCGCGGTCGAGGACGGGTCGCTGCCCCGTGCCCGGCTGGAGGAGGCCGCCGAACGCGTCGAGGCCCTGCGTGGCTGGCTCCGGGAGGCTCCGCCCCGGCCGGATCCCGAACCCGGCTGGGTGTGCGGCTCCGCGAGCCTGAACGGCTGGGACGACCCGGGCCTGGAGGCCGCTCGCCGCGCCGCGCTCGTCCTGGGTGCTTCGCCGCTGGCCGCGCGGCCGATCGTCGTCGAAATGCGCGACACACCGAACCTCGCGGTCGGCGAGGCGTACTGGGACCTGGCCGGGCCGCTGGCGGCCGTGGGCCGCGAGCCACTGGCCGTCCACCGGCTGACCAGCGACGCGGTCCCGCTCACGCTCGATCTGCCCGACGGCCTTCCGGTCGTCGTCGTCGGCCGCGACGTGGCCCGCTCGGCATGGCAGCGGGCCGCCTGGCAGACGGTATACGAGCGGCGTCCCGACGCCGTGCTCGTCGACATCGGACTGCCACGCCCGGACGTGCTCACCGAGGGACCGCGCGTGTTCGTCGGCGGTGCCGGCCGTCCGAATCTGCGGGTGGCGGCCGAGCTGTTGGCCGGCATCCGGCTGTAAGCGGTGGCCGCCGGGACTGTTCCGGCGGCCGTTACCGAACTGACTCCTTGACGCCACATAGGGGCTGTGCCACAGTCCCGGGCTAGACCGGTATGGACCACTCGCCGAGCACGGCGCGGCCACCAGTCAGACCGATCGAGGTCGGACCGAACCTAAGAAGGAGGCGACGTGGGCGTTCGCCGAGCGTTGACCGTGGGGATCACCGCACTGGTCACCGCGTCCCTGGCGCTATCGGGCTGCAGCAGCAGCGACGACAGCGCGGGTGACGGCGGGACGAAGAAGCTCACCGTCTGGCTGATGACCGGCTCCGCGCCGGACGCGTTGGTCGACGAGATCAACACCGAGTTCACCAAGGCCCACGAGGGCTGGACCGTCGACTACCAGGTCCAGCAGTGGGACGGCATCCAGGACAAGCTCACCACCGCGCTGGCCAGCAACACGCCGCCGGACATCGTGGAGCTGGGTAACACCCAGGCGCCGCGGTTCGTCGAGTCCGGCGCGCTGGCCGACCTGACCGACGCCAAGTCCGACCTGGGCGGCGACAACTGGCTCGAGGGCCTCGCCGCGACCGGTGAGAAGGACGGCAAGACGTTCGCGACGCCGTTCTACGCCGCGAACCGGATCGTCGTCTACCGCAAGAGCATGTTCGCCAAGGCCGGCATCACCGCGCCGCCGAAGACGATCGACGAGCTGATCGCCGCCGGCAAGAAGCTGCAGACCGCGAACGCGTCCAACAAGCAGTTCCAGGCGCTCTACCTCCCCGGCCAGTCGTGGTACACGCTGCTGTCGTGGGTCTGGGCCCGCGGTGGCGACGTCGCCAAGCAGGACGGCGACAAGTGGACCGGCACGCTGGACACGCCGGAGGCGCAGCAGGGCTTCACCGACTACGCCAACATCTACAAGGCGCTGTCGAAGGGCCCGGTCGACCAGGACGAGGCCAACCCGCAGCAGTCGACGGTGTTCGCCAAGGGCAACGTCGCGATGTTCATCGGTCTCCCGTGGGAGATCGCGACCGCCACCGCGGCCGAGGGCGGTAACCCGAAGCTGGCCGACGACATCGCCACGTTCGCGATCCCCGGCCCGACCGGTCCGGCCCCGGTGTTCCTCGGTGGTTCGAACCTCGGCGTCGCGGCGGCCAGCCCCAACCAGGACGCGGCCACCGACTGGCTGAAGCTGATGCTCAGCGAGAAGCACCAGACGACGCTGGCCGGCGCGGGCGTGGTCCCGGCGCTGGACAACCTCGGTGACGGGATCTACGGCGACAACGAGGCCGCGAAGGTCATGGCGTCGGCGGCCACCAACGGCGGCAAGGTCACGCCGGTCACCCCGGCCTGGGCCGCGGTGGAGAGCGGCACGAACCCGATCAAGAACGCGATGACCAAGGTGCTCCGCGGCACCGACGTGGCCACCGCGTCCAAGGAAGCCAGCACCTCGATCACCGAGACGATGGCGAAGGCCAAGTGAGTCTCTGAGGTCAAGGCCGCCGGGTCCGTTCGGGCCCGGCGGCACCTATCTGTCAAGAGGAGTCGAGCCGATGAGCGTGCCGACGCCGACCGTGTCGCGGCCGGCTCCGGACGGCGCCGACGTGGCGCCGCCGAGCGAGCCGCCCGCCGCGAAGGGGCGGCGCGAGCCGCTGCCGTACATCCTGATCGTGCCGAGCATGGTCGCGCTGGTCGCCCTGTTCGGATACCCGGTCTTCCTGCTGTTCCGGATGTCGTTCCAGCAGCTCGGCTTCGGCGAGCTGGTCCGCCGGGTGACGATCTGGACCGGCGTCGACAACTACACCGAACTCCTTGGTGACCCCGAGTTCTGGCAGGTCGTCGGCCGGACCGTCGCGTTCACCGCGGTCTGCGTCACGCTCACGATGACGCTCGGCACCGGAATCGGGCTACTGCTCGTCCGGCTGGGCAAGAAGATGCGGATCGCGGTGTCGATCTCGCTGGTCGTGGCCTGGGCGGTGCCGATCGTCACCGCGACGACGCTGTTCCAGTGGCTGTTCGACGTGAACTACGGCGTCGTCAACTGGGTCCTCGGGACGCCGAACCACGACTGGTTCGCCACCGGGATCTCGACGTTCGGCGTCATCGTGACGGTCATCGTCTGGCAGGCCGTGCCGTTCGTGGCCTTCACCGTGCAGGCCGGGGTGCTCTCGATCCCGGAGGAGTACTACGAGGCCGCGCGGATGGACGGCGCCGGACCGGTCCGGGCGTTCCGGACGATCACGCTCCCGATCCTCCGCTCGATCCTCGCCGTGCTGGCGTTCCTGTCGACGATCTGGGACTTCAAGGTGTTCACCCAGGTCTGGGCGATCCGGCAGGGCGGACCGGACGGCGCGACGACCACGCTGCCGATCTACCTCTACGACGTGGGCATCGCGTCCAGCCGCTACGGGCTGGCCGCCGCGGGCGCCGTCGTGATGGTGCTCATCCTCGCCGTCGGGATGGTGTTCTACCTGCGGCACATGCTGAAGACGGAGTTGGACTCATGAGGCTCGCCAGGAAGGCATGGCCCAACGCGGTGGCGCTGGTCGTCATCCTCTTCTTCGCGTTTCCCGCGTACTGGATGCTCCGGACCGCGTTCCTGCCGACGATCGACATCCAGAGCGACCCGCCGGTGCTCTTCCCGACGAGCCCGACGCTCGACCACTTCGCCACGGCGGTCGAGCGGCCCGGCTTCTGGATCTACGTCCGCAACAGCCTGTTCGTGACGCTGGCCGCGGTCGCGCTCTCGACCGTGACGGCGCTGCTGGCGGCGGTCGCGGTGGCACGGTTCCGGTTCCGTGGCCGCAAGGCGTACCTGATCCTGATCCTGGCCGTGCAGCTGGCACCGTTCGAGGCGCTGTTCATCCCGTACTTCCTGGTGTTCCGGCAGTTCGACCTGCTGGACCGGCTGCCCGCGCTGATCCTGGTGTACTTCGTCTCGATCCTGCCGTTCACGATCTGGACGCTGCGCGGGTTCGTTGCCGCGGTGCCCGCCGAGCTGGAGGAGGCCGCGCTCGTCGACGGCTGCACCCGCTGGCAGGCATTCCTGCGGGTCGTGCTGCCGCTGCTCGGCCCCGGCCTGGTCGCCACGTCCATCTTCGGTTTCATCACCGCGTGGAACGAGTACCTGTACGCGTTCGTGTTCATGCGCAGCGAGGACCACTACACGCTGCCGGTCTGGCTGGCGACGTTCCGCACGGCGTTCGGCGACGACTGGGGTGGCGCGATGGCCGGATCGACGCTGTTCACGCTGCCGGTGCTGATCTTCTTCCTGATCGTCCAGCGCCGGATGGTCGGCGGGCTGACCGCGGGCGCGGTGAAAGGATGACGCAGGTGACGAACGAGACGAATACGGACGCGGCCTCCGACGGGATCGATCCAGGCCCGGCGCGAGGTGGCGCGAGCGCGCCGGCGCAGCCGGGCGCGCTGATGGGCGCGGAGATCGCCGAGCAGCCCTCGATCCTCGCTTCGCTGTTGACGACCGCCGACGCGATCGCCGAGGTCACCGAGGTGGTGCGCGCCCGTGCGCCGCGGTTCGTGCTGCTGGCCGCCCGCGGCACCAGCGACCACGCCGCGCTCTACGCGAAGTACCTGATCGAGACCCGGCTCGGTCTCCCGGCCGGGCTCGCGTCCCCGTCTACGATGACGCTCTACGGCAGCCGCCCCGACCTCCGGGACGTGCTGTTCCTGGGCGTCAGCCAGTCCGGCGCCTCGCCCGACCTGGTCGACTCGCTGACCGTGGCGGGGGAGTGCGGGGCCACCACGGTCGCGGTCACGAACGACCCCGGTTCGGCGCTGGCCTCGGCCGCGGAGTTCTCGGTGGACGTCCGGGCCGGCGCCGAGAACGCGGTCGCCGCGACCAAGACGTACACCGCTGAGCTGCTGGCGCTCTACCTGCTGCTCGGCGGCTCCGCGTCGGACGCGGCGGCGCTGCCCGACGCGGCCGCCGCCACGCTCGCCCGCGAGGACGCGATACCGGTCGCCGCTGCCCGGTACCGCTTCGCCGAGCGGCTGGTCACCACCGGCCGCGGGTTCGGCTACCCCACCGCCAGGGAAGCCGCGCTCAAGTTGATGGAGACCAGCTACCTCTCCGCGCAGGCCTTCTCCACCGCCGACCTGCTGCACGGCCCGCTCGCGATGATCGACTCCGGCGTGCCGGTGATCGCGGTGGCGACGCCGGACGCGGGCGGCGACGCGGTCACTCCGGTCGTCTCGCAACTGCGGACCTCCGGTGCGGACGTCCTGGTGGTCGGAGAAGGCCAGGAACTACCGGTCGTGCGCGACGGCGTCCCCGCGGCGCTCGCACCGGTGCTCGACATCCTGCCGCTGCAGCGGCTCGCCAGGCAGATCGCCCTCGACCGGGGCGAGAACCCGGACCGACCTCGCGGCCTCTCGAAAGTGACCCACACCCGATGAACTGTGTTTCCCGGCTACCGCTCCCACTCGCCGGCGCTCGCTTCGGCGGTGCCTCGTGACCGGTGATCTCCCGCTCGACCAGCTCTCCGCACACGGGGTGGCCGAGCGACTCTTTGACGCCGAGGCGCGGGTTCTGCCCATGGTGCGCTCGGCGACCCCCCGGGTGGCGGACGCCGCCGAGCTGATCGCCGCCCGGATGGCCGACGGCGGCAAGCTGGTGCTGATCGGCGCCGGGACGTCCGGTCGGCTCGCGGTGCTGCAGGCGGCCGAGCTGCCCGGCACGTTCGGGCTCTCCCGTGACCGGGTGGCTGCCCGCACCGCGGGCGGCGGGCCCGGCGGGCTGACCGGCACCGACGGCGACGAGGACGACGTGGACGCCGGGCGCCGGGACCTGACCGAGACCGGGTTCGGGTCCGGAGACGTGCTGGTCGCGGTCGCGGCCAGCGGCCGGACGCCGTACACGCTCGCCGCGGTGGAGCTGGCCCGTTCGCTGGGCGGTGCGGTGGTCTCGGTGACCACCGTGGCGGCCTCGCCGCTGGCCGCGGCGGCCGACGTCGCGATCGAGGTGCCGGTCGGCCCGGAGGTGCTGCGCGGCTCCACCCGGCTGACCGCAGGCACCGCGCAGAAGCTGGTGCTCGACGCGTTGACCACGGCGGCGATGGTGCGGCTCGGCCGCGTACACGGCGACGTGATGATCGACGTGGTCCCGGCGAACGCGAAGCTGCGGGCCCGCAGCGCCGGGCTGGTGGCCGAGATCGTCGGCTGTCCGCCCGACCAGGCTCTCGGGGTGCTCGACGAGTGTGAGGGCAATGCCAGGGCGGCCGTGCTGCGGCTGACCGCCGGCCTGACCCCCGCCGAGGCCGCCGCGCTCGCCGCCGGTCACCGCACGCTCCGCTCGGCGCTGGCGGCGTCCCGGTGACGCTGCTCATCGGCGCCCGGGTGGTGACCCCGTCGGGCGTCCTGGACTCCGGCTGGGTATCCGTCGAGGGCTCGACGATCACCGACCTGGGTACCGGGCCCGCGCCGGGCGGCGCCGGGCCGGTGGTCGATCTCGGCGGCGGTTGGCTGCTGCCGGGCTTCGTCGACCTGCACGTTCACGGCGGCGGCGGGCACGACTTCACCACGTCCGCGGACGACCTGGCGGCCGGCGTGGCGTTCCACGCGTCCCGCGGCACCACCCGGACGCTGATCTCGCTGGTCACCGCGCCGGTCGACGCGCTGGCCGAGCAGCTGCGCTGGGTCGCTGACGCGGTGGCCGCCGGCTCGACCGTGGTAGGTGCCCACCTGGAAGGTCCGTTCCTGGCCAGTGCCCGCTGTGGAGCGCAGAACCCGGCGCACCTGATCGACCCCGACGCCGGTGCGCTCCGGAAGCTGCTGGACGCCGGGCGCGGCACCGTACGGGTGGTCACGGTCGCGCCGGAGCGGCCGGGTGGCCTCGAGCTGATCGACCAGCTGGTCGCGGCCGGTGTGGTGGCGGCGGTCGGCCACACGGACGCCGACTACGCGACGACGTTGGCCGCGTTCGAGCGCGGCGCGTCGATGGTCACGCACGCGTTCAACGGGATGCGCGGCGTCCACCACCGGGAACCGGGGCCGGTGCCTGCCGCGCTCGACGCGGGGGTGGCGTGCGAGCTGATCAACGACGGTGTGCACGTCCATCCCGCGGCGGCCCGGCTGCTGCTGCGCCGCGCGGACCGTCTCGTGCTGGTGACCGACGCGATCGATGCGACCGGTGTCGGCGACGGGACTTACGTGCTGGGCGGCCAGGACGTCGTGGTGAGCGACGGACAGGCCCGGCTGGCGTCCAACGGGTCGCTGGCCGGCAGCACGCTGACGATGGACGCCGCGCTGCGCCGGGCGGTCACCGAGGTCGGCATGGACATCGTCGACGCGTCGGCGGCCGCGTCCGGGACGCCGGCCCGGCTGATCGGGCTCGCCGACCGCTGCGGCGCGATCGCCCCCGGCCTGGACGCGGACCTGGTGCTGCTCGACGACGACCTCGAGCTGGCGCGCGTCCTGCGCCAGGGCGCCTGGCTGAGCTAGGCGCCCCACGATCTGCCGGGTTATCGGGGTCCTTCCGGCGGCCAAAACCCCGATAACCCGGCGAACTCAGTTGATCGCCGCGTCGATCAGGCCGGCTGCCAGCCCGAGCGCGGCGCTGACCCCCAGGACGCGAAGCACCGGCCATTTCAGCCAGAAGATCAGCACCGCGGCGACCACGGCGATCCCCAGCGACACCGGCCGGAGCGTCGTGACGTCGGGCAGATCCAGGCGCAGCGGGCCAGTCGTGACCGTGTTGCTCTCCGCGAAGAGGGTGTGGACGGCGAAGTAGAGGCCCAGGTTGGCGATCACCCCGACGACGGCGGCGGTGATGCCGGTCAGCGCCGCCGAGAGGGCCTGGTTTCCGCGCAGCCGCTCGACGTAGGGGGCGCCGAGCAGGATGAACAGGAAGCAGGGGACGAACGTCACCCAGGTCGTCAGCAGCGAGGCGATCACGCCGGCGACCCACGGGTTGAGATCGCCCGGATGGTGATAGGCGCCGAGGAACGCCACGAACTGCACGACCATGATCAACGGACCCGGCGTGGTCTCGGCCAGCGCGAGGCCGCGAACCATGTCCCCGGCCGAGAGCCATCCGTAGTGCTCCACGGCCCGCTGCGCGACGAAGGCGAGGACCGCGTAGGCGCCGCCGAAGGTCACCACGGCCGTACCGGAGAAGAAGAGGCTCTGCTGCGTGAAGATGCTGCCGACCCCGGTGAACGCCGCGACCACCGCGACCGGGAGCGCCCAGACGAACAGCCCGACGGACAGGATGATCGCGGCTCGCCGCCGGGAGGGCCGATCGTGGTGCAGGGCGTCGTCGGCGATGAGCGGGGGCGGGCCCTCGTCCTTGTCGCCATGCCCCCCGGCCGAGGCCACCGAGTCGGGCCGCCAGCGGTGCAGTGCCCAGCCGGCCGCCGCGGCCAGCGCGATCACGATCGGGAACGGCACCCCGAAGACCGCCAGCGCGACGAACGCGGCGACCGCGAACCCGATCAGCGCCGGACTGTTCAGCGCCCGCGAACCGACCCGCCAGACCGCCTGGACGACGATCGCCACGACTGCCGGGGCGAGGCCGGCGAAGATCGCGGTGACGACCGTCGTGTCGCCGTAGCCGGCGTAGATCGCCGAGAGCGCCAGCAGCGCGACCAGGCCGGGTAGCACGAACAGCGTCCCGGCGACCAGGCCACCACGCAGCCCGTTGAGCAACCATCCGATGTAGATCGCCAGCTGCTGCGCCTCCGGGCCGGGCAGCAGCATGCAGTAGTTCAACGCGTGCAGGAACCGCCGCTGGCCGATCCAGCGGCGGTCATCGACCAGGTGCCGTTGCATGACCGCGATCTGCCCGGCCGGACCACCGAAGGTCTGCAGCGAGATCAGGAACCAGGTGCGGACGGCCTGCCGGAACGGAATGAGGTCCGGCCCGCCACTCGCCGCCGCCGACGCTTCGGGTTCAGTGCTCAGCGGGCGGCTAACCGAAGCATCCATACCGGCGATGTAACCATGGTTACGGCCCGGGGAAAGCCGCTGCCGCCTCGGTGGTGCGGTCCGGTACGGCTCGGGGCTCAGGGTGGCGGGGTAGCAGCAGCGGGCTGGCGAGGATGAGCAGGCCCGCGACCGTGACGGCCGCGCGTGGGCTGGTGGCTTCGGCGAGCAGCCCGCCGAGCGCGCTGAGGACGGCGATGGCCGCGCCGC is drawn from Cryptosporangium aurantiacum and contains these coding sequences:
- a CDS encoding NADP-dependent succinic semialdehyde dehydrogenase → MPIATIDPTDGRVLKTFEPLTEAQVDASLARAAEGFAALRATTFEQRATWLRAAADLLDAERDDVARTMTVEMGKTLVAAKAEVAKCATACRFYAEHAAAFLADEPLDDPSAVKASRAYVRYQPLGPVLAVMPWNFPLWQAMRFAAPALMAGNPGLLKHASNVPQTALYLGELFERAGFPAGAFQTLLIGSGQVEAVLSDRRVAAATLTGSEGAGRAVAAIAGRELKKTVLELGGSDPFVVMPSADINRAAEVAVTARCQNNGQSCIAAKRFIVHTDVYDAFATAFVDRMAALTVGDPQDEKTDVGPLATEQGRTDVAELVEDAVAKGATVLCGGTAPERPGWWYPPTVVADLTPDMRMYREEVFGPVAGLYRVSSYEEAIEVANGTDFGLGSNAWTGDAAEQERFATDLEAGAVFVNGMVTSFPHLPFGGIKVSGYGRELSAQGIREFCNAKTVWIG
- a CDS encoding serpin family protein, which encodes MPQQLDRFPQLVARYAERLHLALSPGHQVASPLGAWLVLALAAPAATGSVRATLEDVLGEPAQAAAARAGRLLAEPHPAVAAAAALWTRADQRTPALQAWESGLADVVERGAVPSQEGANAWAADRTGGLIDEFPIQVDARTLLVLASALATDVSWGTPFDTVPAAELGADSPWAGRVTTALRAPSIHRCFLALTRDAGTVAVHAADSADDDPLVVVSVIAAPDVAPPAVLAAAHRIASDHVAGLAPRLSLFDLPLGEGHAWTITEEPTQTHARDGREERFAATLPAWSARSTHDLLRDPRTGFAEAAAALVPLLPPQPEGFAVEAVQSAMAAYSRVGFKAAAVTALGIRLAGMPPAPRPGLLRRAALRFGRPYAVVAVAQQRRRGPWHGVPVFSAWVAEPSEA
- a CDS encoding GntR family transcriptional regulator codes for the protein MLSAVNNPGDTPNVIDARSPVPKYYQLREILLDLIERELTVDAPVPSERELAARYGLSRMTARQAIEHLVSEGKLYRVQGRGTFVARPKIVMPLRLTSFSDDMRARGMVPGARDLGRRAIDAPAAVARELGVEAGAPLYVVERLRTADGVPMALERSHLPARLVPGLLDQSLADRSLYQLLAAEYGLALDRGDQVIEAGIADRGDAELLALAPGSAVLRLQRRSWAGSVPVEYVVSTYRADRYQLRASLDIDPPGGGA
- a CDS encoding glycoside hydrolase family 3 protein, with the protein product MKELVDRVLLVGFEEPDPPEWLRRAAPGLGAVVLYGQNLLVDTDAARLAELLHTESDVVLAVDEEGGDVTRVHYREGSPTPGNYVLGAADDVTLTAKVAESIGVGLRTAGIGWNLAPDVDVNSAPENPVIGVRAFGADPKLVSAHASAWIRALEETGVAACAKHFPGHGDTRADSHHALPVVDCSEAEWRRVHLPPFVAAVEAGVRSVMTAHVVVPALDAAPATMSRRLLTGVLRRELGYDGVIVTDALDMGAIRDGVGTEAGAVAALRAGADALCLGAIGGEGLYLRVRSAVLAAVEDGSLPRARLEEAAERVEALRGWLREAPPRPDPEPGWVCGSASLNGWDDPGLEAARRAALVLGASPLAARPIVVEMRDTPNLAVGEAYWDLAGPLAAVGREPLAVHRLTSDAVPLTLDLPDGLPVVVVGRDVARSAWQRAAWQTVYERRPDAVLVDIGLPRPDVLTEGPRVFVGGAGRPNLRVAAELLAGIRL
- a CDS encoding extracellular solute-binding protein — protein: MGVRRALTVGITALVTASLALSGCSSSDDSAGDGGTKKLTVWLMTGSAPDALVDEINTEFTKAHEGWTVDYQVQQWDGIQDKLTTALASNTPPDIVELGNTQAPRFVESGALADLTDAKSDLGGDNWLEGLAATGEKDGKTFATPFYAANRIVVYRKSMFAKAGITAPPKTIDELIAAGKKLQTANASNKQFQALYLPGQSWYTLLSWVWARGGDVAKQDGDKWTGTLDTPEAQQGFTDYANIYKALSKGPVDQDEANPQQSTVFAKGNVAMFIGLPWEIATATAAEGGNPKLADDIATFAIPGPTGPAPVFLGGSNLGVAAASPNQDAATDWLKLMLSEKHQTTLAGAGVVPALDNLGDGIYGDNEAAKVMASAATNGGKVTPVTPAWAAVESGTNPIKNAMTKVLRGTDVATASKEASTSITETMAKAK